TGCGTCTCAGAGACGCGAAAAAATACTAGAGATAGCCTattgttgtattttaatttaatcgctaaaaatccctttaaatttaattttatttatttaacaaagttCAATAGAAATCCCCTGAAACTTTTGgaagtcttaaaaaattgtttgaaatctcttcacatctttgaaaaaagtaataatccTATAACATcccttcaaatgttttaaaataaaagtttgaacagTAGATGGATCGATACTTCTCAGAGACGAGAAAAAATACGctagatattttattattgtattttgaatatcaaaaaagatttttttatttagagaaggaaacaacttttttcaaatctctaaacacaacaaaaaaacaacttcTAAGTGGTCCATCTAGCTAAAAATCCTATCAGGCCTGGATATCAATCGGAGCTACACTTCATCCAAATTTCATGATAGAATTATctcgaaatatgtcaaaaaaatagatttaacaaTGTGGGTTATTACAAATCTCTCTCTATGTGGaagcaatttaattaaaattaaaagaattccgagcaattccaaatatttcaagaaatgttaAAGTATCTCGAGGAATTTcgcaagatttaaagaattttcttgaactttactaagtttattaaaatttatattctaggtATTTCCCATGCTTTATGCATAAATGTATGGATTTTACAGATTTCTACAGATATCAATGGATTCGATAGGTTTTTAATAAATCTCAAAAGAACttgaggaaattaaatttaattttattacaagggatcaaaaagattttaaagatttcaaaagaattaaaaaggggttaaaagattttaaaggatttctaccaattttaacagatttaaatgtaatgaaaaatatttttaaacgtgtCAAGGgattccaataaaatttttagtgattttgaaaatataaaaatatacataaaaaatatataaaaataggtcaaaatattttaagagatttctatcCATTTCAAGGGATTCAAAGTGATTCGaagggatttctacggatttcagagattttaaagattttcaagtattacaaaatatttgcaaacgtattagggaatttttttgaaatttcaatcgatttcaaaggtAAAATCATTcttattacaaaagatttgaacTAAGGATTTTAacgacttcaaagatttcaaagaattcaaaaggtggtaaaatatttcaaggaatattgACAGATATTTCCGAGATTTTaaagactaaaatatttaaaatattaaaaaatttccccatcggtatcaaaagatttcacgggaattaaaagtgatttcaaaatatttcgatatTAGGATATGACTAgtctaaaataaatcatttcttcGTAGTTCATCAACGTTTTACACTAATTCCGCAAATTATAGGAAAATTGTTACAGGCCTCTACAGATTttcctgtaatatttttttcggaatagcagtttgaaattttccatgaaagccaaattcatttctttctttccATCTTCGTTTCTTGTGTTACTTACTTTAATTTCcacagttttttataaatacccaatattatttttaattatataattgtaataatatttaataacaatatttcatCTGCTGAGAAAAGAGATTTTACTTGAATCATCGTACTGAATACGTctgatgaaattttttgtttattgaaggaaatatttcttacaagaaataatgttttgtgttttttaattaaaaatatattattgctataataaacatttctttagaTCTATAACTGAAGGCTCATCCACTTATTTTTGTACAACCTTGGACCTGCTAATATATTGaataagttatcttaaaataattaactgtAAGGCTGTACaaaaaaaatacaggaaaataATGGGACTACTGAAACTATATTTAATtctatacatatttataaattaaaagaaaaaaaaatgcagaaattttgtAAGAAACAATTTATTCCCTATGTACATTCACACAATcggtaaataaaacttatcacaTATAtgggagaaaaataaatatgaggTTATGCAAGTCGTTCACAATTAACGAATGCAAGGAGAGAataaaatttgtagcaaaattgaGGCAATAAGAGTTGAGATCCATATTTAAGTCTTTCAAATCTCTTATCGGGCTTCTGGGatcagtaattttcaatttttctttcttaatttttcggAAGACTCTGCCATCGAGTCAAGCCATAATTTCAGTTCTCTGGAAAATTCTGGTTTTTTAGCAGTTGGATCGACTTTGGCGACGATTTCTGGTACAGGTACTTTCAGGCTAGTGACGCTTTGTTTGCTCAAAACGACTGCTCGAATGAAATTGTCCGGGAGACTTATGATTTGATGTTCGAGGTAGAAATTCTTGTCATCCCAATAAATTAGCTGAAAAATAAGTAGATCAAGAATTAATGGTAAGACAGGTTTTTTTCTGTACTTGTGtgctaatttattattgttaatcacAATTTTCCATAGTTAGCGTCTCCTAAGGAATGTAAATGTGCCCTTAAATGTTTTACGCACTTCAaaagaaaatagatttatttaaatgGCAAAGGACAGAGTAaacattatattcaataatatccacaattttaataatttttaattaaaatttcaataattttcaataataacattttttctaaaattttttattaaatgcatggaatttctaccaagaaaaataatgttctaccaaaaaataagaattaaaaaaatacatgaatttaaaattttaaaaatattttaactaaaaatggaaaagttacatttttattttataaaactgatTTTCAGTAGAATCAaccgaatttaaaattaaaagttagaaaatatgtAGTAGTTGACAGTTCAActgcaaaaattttcattattaatcaaaatttaaaatgttgtaatcttttgaaaagttccgaatatttattaaaataaatcagtttttctgaaaaaataatttttgtctaataataacctgaattattttatatttttatataattgccATTGACGATACCGACCATTTTTTATATCGTtaccataatttcatttttttcatctctctaaaattgtgaaaaaatgtatcaattatattaaggaaaaaaaatatagGAACATAATTATTTCACAGTATAAAAAATATAGAGAAAAAAACAGATTGCATTTCTCTATTTCagtttttgaatataataatatattgattTCATcgttaaattatggaaaattaaaaatcaatcacaAGTTAAGACTTGAAGACAACAATTGGGATTGTTATGAACagttttcacaaacaaattcacttatttcaaGTTTTCGAACAgagaaattttatcctgtacagaGTAATATCTTGTCACAAGACGTGGTTATTAAAAAACACTGGATTACGaacaacaattattaattaaaaatttacttagtATAACATAGagtttttgtttttcaaagtctcttctttttatttcaagaataatattgtTACACGCAAAATATCTATTCTataaaatttagtaattattattgtatttattaattatcatAAGAAAGGAGACGAACCTGATATCTTAAACGaggaagaaaataagaattagtttataagaattttgaatgataaTTATGTTTCTGAATAGCAAACCAATTTTCGAGTATATATTATCcttcagatgaaaattaatatctttgcataaaatcaaaattttctttgcTCAAAGTACACAAGTggtgtattttgttataaaaattatttataagtaattatcattattcaaaaatgttctttaaagaCAATCTATTCCAATAATATATTATtctatggaataaaaaaaaattatttggtagtaaagaaaaaatttctgtgttaaaaaatgcaaaatgaatgaatttatcAATATTGAtacaataaatcaattattttcactttGAACGCGATTTCAAAACGTATAACGGAATCTCAAAAGATTTGAGATTATTTTAGATCTAGATtatcattagaaaataaaatacacTTTATCATGGTGTTGGTTTGTTATTAAcagtattagaaaaataaaataaatgaggaaattttatttagataaatatGCCTTTTTCAGTTCTATTTTCTTCGGATATCGCTTTAATTCAGGATTTTAACATTGCGTAAGatgtgcaataaaaaataaaattttgaccttTCAGTCtgtgattaatattttcataacaaatttcaaCCGTTTtcgttaataatatattattttaattttataatgttggcaaatatttattgaaagtttttttaaattaaagggttgtaaaagtaaaaatattaattattagaaaaatttctgtaattttactTCGAACTATAACCTGAAACTTATGGTTGAAAATGGTTTGCatactttttattcttaaatagaGGCGTTAACTAGTTTTCTTAAGGTGATAgttctaaaaaaaagtcaagtttaTTTTTGACCTTTACTTATTATGTTCaaatgctttttttctaaaaacaatataatagaaacaaaaatatattcacttttatttattatcattattattatttattatcgttCAACTAAATCAaagtaaattcaaataataataactaaGTGCGACGTAAATTGAAGATAACGCATCGCATTAATTTATGTCTCGAAAAGACGAAtcataaatattttgtcattaaaCGACAAATAATATGATCCACGCAATAAATgtctatattttttatcttatattaCAGTAGTACAAACGTACTTTGTTCTTTTACGACATTTTTTCAGGCTTGAAACTTGTATTGCCATGCTGAgacatatttcaatttaattttattccattAATATCTTTAGGAATGTGGaatctttaatttgaatttccaCATTTACCACTGtagaataaaaacttataaatataaaatgccTGTCAAATCCTGTTCAATTAGCGCTATAAGTGATGTAGCAACATATTGgtgatttattttcaaagataCAGAGGTGTCCATgtcaaagataaataaatttaattaaaatcaaacatGCTGCAAAGAAAATCAAGGTTTGCTTTTATTACGctgcaaaaatatttgtattttttatcttttatttcgtGTCAGCATCATAAATATGTGATGTGAAACATTGAAACTATTCTTGcgacattttttatgtttacttTGCGGATTCTATAATTCTACATATATGATAATTTCAATGAGCTTTTTAGCACTCTCTGAATACTTTGATCCAGAAAAGTTGCTTTAAACttggtcaattttttaagatgaagGGAACATTAATACTTTCGTTTTTATTCAgtaagtgatttttaaataaaatactaattaataatcaaaaataattttaatatgtttttttaaagcaatcGCAACTCTATTGACGTTTTGTTTTGCAATCCCCGCTGTTGATACGGTAAGTTTGacttgaatcattttatttttcataaatagttttatatgatattatattatattatatttaatatttatatttttgttccattttttattttgtcagccTTTTTCTTCCTTATACGTACATAGGATAAATTTTCTTCCCTATACAGATAGGTTTTTTGCCAATAAGGGTAAAAATAACTTACtgctcaattataaaaaaaaaattataaaatattaggcATCGTCGTAAGCATGCTAAAATAGTTATTTCTTACAGATTCCTTCTCTCACTCCTTTTGTCCCTTCTTACCTCGGTCCAGACAATAATGTGTATGATCAGAAAACTGCGTGTTATCAAGACTGCAAAGTgagcttacaattttttttttattattttgtcacattaaatagttcattcttacaagaaaaatgtgaatcaactaaagaaattatattatttcaggTAGGCTTTTCTCATGATACCCTGACAACTTGTGGTACAGATGGTTGCACATACAGTGGTCCGAAAGAACTCGTTTGTTTCCAAAGTTGTGGAAAAAgtaagttatataaaaaaaatgtgtatttattcaaaatagtttaaaaatgccaATAATATATGATAATTTTGAACGAGAAATTTCTTTCATGTATAAGAAGGGTATAAgatgaaataatttgtaaatataaataataatcacttaatcaaaaagtttttattcctTATGTGCATGTGAGTGCTATAATTATCTAACgtgatcaaaaaatattattattgagtaTTAATCACTATTTCAGAGGTCGAAAGTAAACGGAATGGAAATTGCTCGGAACTTGAATCAAAAAAAGCTAAAGGATGTCCTCGGAAAATCTGATGGATCATTGCTACAACAAATTTCTTGAtgttttcttagaattttaagttttggaaaaatatttttttaagtgcatgATCCTGGCGTTGTGGAAACCTCCCTACAATA
This Belonocnema kinseyi isolate 2016_QV_RU_SX_M_011 chromosome 3, B_treatae_v1, whole genome shotgun sequence DNA region includes the following protein-coding sequences:
- the LOC117170208 gene encoding uncharacterized protein LOC117170208, which encodes MKGTLILSFLFTIATLLTFCFAIPAVDTIPSLTPFVPSYLGPDNNVYDQKTACYQDCKVGFSHDTLTTCGTDGCTYSGPKELVCFQSCGKKVESKRNGNCSELESKKAKGCPRKI